A segment of the Agrobacterium tumefaciens genome:
CGTTTCGCAGCGCATGCTGAAAAGCGAAATCCGCAACAAGCAGGTTCTGGGCTCCTGGTCGTCCGTCATCGACTATTGCCATGCGGCGATGGCCTATGAATCGCGCGAACAGTTCCGCATTCTGTTTCTGGACAAAAGAAACGTCCTGATTGCCGATGAGATTCAGGGCCACGGCACGGTGGATCACACGCCGGTTTATCCGCGCGAGGTGGTGCGACGGGCGCTTGAACTGTCATCTACAGCCTTGATTTTAGTGCATAATCACCCGAGTGGAGACCCCACCCCTTCCCGCGCCGACATCGAGATGACGAAGACCATCATTGACACGGCCAAGCCTCTCGGCATCGCCGTTCACGACCACATCATCATCGGCCGGGATGGCCATGTCAGTTTCAAAGGCCTGCGCCTGATCTGACGATCTTTACTTGCACCCAGCGGGAATTTTACTTGCGCTGCAACCTTTAAGCGTCGGCGCAAGGGAAAATTAACGTCTGCAAATTAGCATTTCCGAAAATAATAATATCCGGCATTCAAGAATAGCGCCAATAAAGCGGGAGTGTGCTATGCGTAAGGGGGTACGTTTATTCCGTGATCGGTCCGGCTCGTCGGCTGTCGAGTTCGCGATTGTCGCACCGATTTTCTTTCTCGTTCTGCTGACCATGATTGCCTACGGCATCTATCTGATGGCTGCCTATTCGGTTCAGCAGGTTGCAGCTGATGCCGCACGTACGGCCGTTGCCGGGCTGAACACCGCCGAGCGACAGAAGCTCGCCCGTGATTTCGTTGCCCAGAGCAACCTCAACTACGCCTTCATGAACAAGAACCATTTCACCATCAGCGTCGATGGCGACCCCAGCAATGCCAACCAGTTCACGGTGAAGGTCGAGTACGACGCCCGCGACCTGCCCATCTGGAGCCTCTACAGCTACACGCTGCCGGAACCGGTGATCCGGCGTTTCTCCACGATCCGGATCGGGGGAGTCTGACATGCAACATGCATCTTCGCTCCTCACCCGTCTGTTTCGGGACCGTTCCGGCAACATCGCCATCACTGCCGGCCTGACGGCGCCGCTGTTCATCGGCATTCTCGCGCTTGGCGTCGATTACGGTTACCTCACCCTGCAGAAACGGCAATTGCAGCAGACGGCTGACCTGGCCGCCATCTCCGCCGCCGGAACCACCAATCCCGAACAGGCCGTCCAGCAATACTTCCAGCTCAATGGCATGGACCTTGGCGTCAAGACCGCTCAGGGCCTGCTGACGGAAAATGGCGTCGTCCCCTTCGACCCGCTGAAAGCCTTTGCCACCCGCAACGGTTACGCCGAAGTGGTGAAGGGTCACTATGAACCGGATGCAAGCCTCGCCGTCGGCAAGCGCTTCGTCGAAAATGCCCTGCCGACCAACGCGGTGAAGGTCAATATCGTCGAAAAAGGCCAGATATTCTTCGCATCCGCCTTCACCACGCCACCGACAGTTTCGGCGGTTGGAACGGCATCGTCGCAAAGAATTGCCGCCTTTTCCGTTGGCTCGCGCCTGGCAAGCCTGAATGACGGTCTGTTGAACAGCCTGCTTGGCGGCCTGCTCGGCACCACCGTCTCGCTGAAACTGATGGACTACAAGGCGCTGGTCGATGCCGACGTCAACGCGCTTCACGTCATCGACGCACTGGCGCTCGACCTTGGCCTGACGGCAGGAACCTACAAGAATGTGCTGAAGACCGAAATCACCTACGGCAAGTTCCTGAACGTGCTGACCAAGACTACCGGCATTCAGCCAACTGTCGCCACCGTTTTGAAAACGCTCGAAAAAGCGGCGAACAAGACCAACGTCAAATTGCGCCTGGAGGAAATCCTCAATCTCGGGCCATTGAGCGAACAGCTCATCGGAACCGGCGAGAACCTGAAGGTAACGGCAGGCGTCTTCGATCTGATCAACGCCGCAGCCGTCGCCGGCAATGGCGGCAACCAGATTGCGCTCGATGCCGGTGCGGTCGTTCCGGGCCTGGCCTCGGTCAAGATCACGCTGGCGATCGGCGAACCGCCGGTTGAAACACCGCCCATGGCGGTTGGCGGTGTCGGCACGGTTGTTCGCACGGCCCAGACCCGCCTGTCGGTCAATGTCACCGTGGATGGACTTCAGGCAATTGCCGGCCTGAAGATCAATCTGCCGCTTTACGTGGAAGTCGCCAATGCCGAGGCGCGGCTGGCGGATCTGCGCTGCACCGGCGGCGGTCAGGGCACGGTCGATGTCGAGGTCGTTCCCGGTGTCGCCGAAATCGCTGTGGGCAACGTCGATACCAGCGCCTTCAACAACTTTGGCAAGGACCCACGCGTAACCAAGGCAGCCCTGATCGATTCCGCCCTGCTCAGCGTCAATGGCATGGCCCATATCAATGCCGGCAACATGACCAAGACCAAGCTGACCTTCCAGCAGACGGATATCACCCAGGCGAAGATCAAGAGCGTCTCTACCAAAAACACCGTGACCTCTCTGGTCAGTTCACTGCTGACGAACCTCGATCTCGACATCAAGATCCTGTTCCTCAGCCTTGGTACCCCGACGCTGATCCAGCAGGCGCTTGCCAACACGCTGTCGCTGGTAACAGCCCCGGTGGATGCCCTGCTCTACAACACGCTGCTGGTGCTGGGGGTCAAGATTGGCGAAGCCGATGTCCGTGTCACCGATGTTCGCTGCATGCAGCCCGCGCTGGTGCAATAACCCCTCCTCCGCCGCCGAACAAAAAAGCCGCCGGATCATCTCCGGCGGCTTTTTTTATTCGATCTTGTCGGCGATCAGAAGTTGGCGATAGCCAGACGCTTCTCGTCGCGGCCGCTCTTCATGCGCTCCGACAGCAGGAACGCCAGTTCCAGAGCCTGATCGGCGTTGAGGCGCGGGTCGCAATGGGTGTGGTAACGATCCGACAGCGAGTCGGCCGT
Coding sequences within it:
- a CDS encoding pilus assembly protein produces the protein MRKGVRLFRDRSGSSAVEFAIVAPIFFLVLLTMIAYGIYLMAAYSVQQVAADAARTAVAGLNTAERQKLARDFVAQSNLNYAFMNKNHFTISVDGDPSNANQFTVKVEYDARDLPIWSLYSYTLPEPVIRRFSTIRIGGV